A single Paraburkholderia sp. FT54 DNA region contains:
- a CDS encoding NUDIX domain-containing protein, whose protein sequence is MTEYRFCPRCATRLTERADAEHEGGRIRQTCPDPACGYVHWNNPLPVVAAIVEYEGRILLARNAAWQEGMFALITGFLENGETPEEGVAREVLEETSLHAETVELIGVYEFIRKNELIIAYHVKAYGTIALSPELLEYRLVEPARLRPWRAGTGQALGEWMRRRGLPFEFVERPGQ, encoded by the coding sequence ATGACCGAATACCGATTTTGCCCACGCTGCGCCACGCGTTTGACCGAGCGCGCCGATGCCGAACACGAAGGCGGCCGCATCCGCCAGACCTGCCCCGATCCGGCGTGCGGGTACGTCCACTGGAACAACCCGCTGCCGGTGGTGGCGGCGATCGTCGAGTACGAAGGCAGGATTCTGCTGGCGCGTAATGCGGCCTGGCAGGAGGGCATGTTCGCGCTGATCACAGGCTTCCTCGAAAACGGCGAAACGCCGGAAGAGGGCGTTGCCCGCGAAGTGCTCGAGGAGACCTCGTTGCACGCGGAGACGGTCGAGCTGATCGGTGTGTACGAATTCATCCGCAAGAACGAACTGATCATCGCGTATCACGTGAAGGCGTACGGCACGATCGCATTGTCGCCGGAGTTGCTGGAGTACCGGCTGGTTGAGCCGGCCAGGCTGCGGCCGTGGCGCGCGGGCACCGGCCAGGCGCTCGGCGAATGGATGCGGCGGCGCGGCTTGCCGTTCGAGTTTGTCGAAAGGCCGGGCCAGTGA
- a CDS encoding low specificity L-threonine aldolase has product MQHFASDNYAGICPEALQALIAANNSGHEPAYGDDSWTSQVCDRLRELFQTDCEVFFVFNGTAANSLALASLCQSYHSVICHELAHIETDECGGPEFFSNGSKLLTAPGIGGKLTPDAIEAVVTRRADIHYPKPKVVTLTQSTEVGTVYSVEEVRAIAAIAKRRHLKVHVDGARFANAVAALDVHPSEITWRAGVDVLCFGGTKNGLPVGEAVVFFDRALAADFAYRLKQAGQLASKMRFISAPWLGLLDNDVWLRNARHANAMAQLLQTRLQEIPGVSIMFPGESNAVFAQLPAQAAKAMRARGWKFYEFIGAGGCRLMCAWDTQPETVERFAAEVRELCAA; this is encoded by the coding sequence ATGCAACATTTCGCGTCCGACAACTACGCCGGCATCTGTCCCGAAGCGCTCCAGGCGCTGATCGCCGCCAACAACAGCGGCCACGAGCCGGCCTACGGCGACGACTCCTGGACCAGCCAGGTGTGCGACCGTCTGCGCGAACTGTTCCAGACCGACTGCGAAGTGTTCTTCGTGTTCAACGGCACGGCGGCCAATTCGCTGGCGCTCGCGTCGTTGTGCCAGTCGTACCACTCGGTGATCTGCCACGAACTCGCGCACATCGAGACCGACGAATGCGGCGGCCCGGAGTTCTTCTCGAACGGCTCGAAGCTGCTGACGGCGCCGGGCATCGGCGGCAAGCTCACGCCGGATGCGATCGAAGCGGTGGTCACACGCCGCGCCGACATCCACTATCCAAAGCCGAAAGTCGTCACGCTGACCCAATCGACGGAAGTCGGCACGGTCTACAGCGTCGAGGAAGTGCGGGCAATCGCGGCGATCGCCAAACGGCGTCATCTGAAAGTGCATGTGGACGGCGCCCGTTTCGCCAACGCGGTCGCCGCGCTGGACGTGCATCCGTCGGAGATCACGTGGCGCGCGGGCGTCGACGTGCTGTGCTTCGGCGGCACCAAGAACGGCTTGCCGGTCGGTGAAGCGGTGGTGTTCTTCGACCGCGCGCTCGCCGCCGATTTCGCCTACCGCCTGAAGCAGGCCGGCCAACTGGCCTCGAAGATGCGCTTCATTTCCGCGCCGTGGCTCGGTCTGCTCGATAACGATGTCTGGCTGCGCAATGCGCGCCACGCGAATGCGATGGCGCAACTGCTGCAAACGCGGTTGCAGGAGATTCCGGGCGTGAGCATCATGTTTCCCGGAGAATCGAACGCGGTGTTTGCGCAATTGCCCGCGCAAGCCGCCAAGGCCATGCGCGCGCGCGGCTGGAAGTTCTACGAATTCATCGGCGCGGGCGGATGCCGGCTGATGTGCGCGTGGGATACCCAGCCGGAAACCGTCGAACGGTTCGCCGCCGAGGTTCGCGAGTTGTGCGCGGCGTGA
- a CDS encoding alpha/beta hydrolase — translation MSGQERLSTLVLPGYQNSGAGHWQTRWEALNPAFVRVPMPDWDHPERDAWCRTLDAAVAAAEAPVVFAAHSLGCLTTAFWASRYASATQLAKVAGALLVALPDPAEAHFPRDASGFAPVPLERLPFPTIVVASGDDPYGGVTFSQTCANAWGSRWIDLGPRGHINADSGLGDWDEGREWLESFAASNRR, via the coding sequence ATGAGCGGACAAGAACGACTGAGCACATTGGTGCTGCCAGGCTACCAGAACTCCGGCGCCGGCCATTGGCAGACGCGCTGGGAAGCACTGAACCCGGCATTCGTACGCGTGCCGATGCCGGACTGGGACCACCCTGAGCGCGACGCCTGGTGCCGCACGCTCGATGCCGCCGTAGCCGCCGCCGAAGCGCCCGTGGTGTTCGCCGCGCACAGCCTCGGTTGCCTGACGACGGCTTTCTGGGCGTCGCGCTACGCGAGCGCGACGCAGCTGGCGAAGGTGGCGGGCGCATTGCTGGTCGCGCTGCCCGATCCCGCCGAGGCGCATTTTCCGCGGGACGCAAGCGGTTTTGCACCTGTGCCGCTCGAGCGGTTGCCGTTCCCGACCATTGTCGTGGCCAGCGGCGACGATCCCTACGGCGGCGTGACGTTTTCACAGACTTGTGCGAACGCGTGGGGCAGCCGCTGGATCGATCTCGGCCCGCGCGGCCATATCAATGCGGATAGCGGCCTGGGTGATTGGGACGAAGGGCGCGAGTGGCTGGAGTCGTTCGCCGCGTCAAACCGTCGCTGA
- a CDS encoding LysR substrate-binding domain-containing protein produces the protein MDLAALTIFRAVVRENGVTRAAAKLNRVQSNVTTRIKQLEEQLGTDLFIRDGRRLVLTPAGETLLPYAERLLALADEARHAVREDRPSGRLRLGTMESVAATRLPALLARYHQQWPAVALELEIGTTGKLIDRVREFEVDAALVATPLDRAALGELFESVPVFREELVMLTPRGHRPIRDVRDIALSTLIAFERGCAYRTYIEKWYLEHGVRPARVLELGSYHAIVACVAAGAGVAVAPRSVLDLQTDASNIAVHELPDIGVIETLLLWRRGHFSSALNALKQALVMRQDAVSLPEAATAAEGAS, from the coding sequence ATGGATCTGGCTGCCTTGACCATTTTTCGCGCCGTCGTGCGGGAGAACGGCGTGACGCGCGCTGCCGCCAAGCTCAATCGCGTGCAATCGAACGTCACCACGCGCATCAAGCAGCTTGAAGAACAACTGGGTACCGACCTGTTCATCCGCGACGGCCGCCGTCTCGTGCTGACGCCCGCCGGCGAGACGCTGCTGCCCTACGCCGAGCGCCTGCTCGCGCTCGCGGACGAAGCGCGTCACGCGGTGCGCGAGGACCGGCCGAGCGGGCGGTTGCGTCTGGGCACGATGGAAAGCGTCGCGGCAACGCGCCTTCCCGCCCTGCTCGCGCGTTATCACCAGCAGTGGCCCGCCGTCGCGCTGGAACTCGAGATCGGCACGACCGGCAAGCTGATCGATCGAGTGCGTGAATTCGAAGTGGATGCCGCGCTGGTGGCGACGCCGCTGGACCGGGCTGCGCTCGGCGAATTATTCGAGTCGGTGCCGGTGTTCAGGGAAGAACTGGTGATGCTGACGCCGCGCGGGCATCGGCCGATTCGTGACGTTCGGGACATTGCGCTGTCGACGCTCATTGCGTTCGAACGTGGTTGCGCTTACCGGACCTACATCGAAAAGTGGTATCTGGAGCACGGCGTGAGGCCGGCGCGCGTGCTGGAGCTGGGCTCCTATCACGCGATTGTGGCTTGCGTGGCCGCCGGCGCGGGTGTCGCGGTGGCGCCGCGTTCGGTGCTGGATTTGCAGACCGACGCCAGCAATATCGCGGTGCACGAGCTGCCCGATATCGGGGTGATCGAAACACTGCTGTTGTGGCGACGCGGGCACTTTTCGTCCGCGCTGAATGCGTTGAAGCAGGCGCTGGTGATGCGGCAGGATGCCGTGAGTTTGCCCGAGGCCGCAACGGCTGCGGAAGGGGCGTCCTGA
- a CDS encoding thioesterase family protein gives MNKPASAARSAYRHFLTIPTRWMDNDVYGHVNNVVYYSYFDTVVNEYLIRTGVLDFEQGETIGLVVETHCSYFAPLVFPDRIDAGLRVIRLGTSSVRYQVGLFKEGDDQPAAQGHFVHVYVNRVTRRPVHLPAELRAALEPLNVADQPD, from the coding sequence ATGAACAAACCCGCATCCGCCGCGCGCAGTGCCTACCGGCATTTCCTGACGATCCCCACCCGCTGGATGGACAACGACGTCTACGGCCATGTGAACAACGTCGTCTACTACAGCTACTTCGACACCGTGGTGAACGAGTATCTGATCCGCACCGGCGTGCTCGATTTCGAGCAGGGCGAGACGATCGGCCTCGTGGTCGAGACGCATTGCAGCTATTTCGCGCCGCTGGTGTTTCCCGACCGGATCGACGCGGGCCTGCGCGTCATACGCCTCGGCACGTCGAGCGTGCGCTATCAGGTGGGTCTCTTCAAGGAAGGCGACGATCAGCCCGCCGCGCAAGGACACTTCGTGCATGTGTATGTGAATCGTGTCACGAGGCGCCCGGTGCATTTGCCCGCCGAACTGCGCGCGGCGCTCGAACCGTTGAACGTCGCCGACCAGCCGGACTAG
- a CDS encoding branched-chain amino acid ABC transporter permease — MQSFVINLLNGVSYGLLLFMLSAGLTLIFSMLGVLNFAHASFYMLGAYVGFSVAAHAGFWSALVVAPLVVGLLGAALERWLLRRVRVHGHLAELLLTFGAAYLLGELVKLGWGLSPLSATVPAVLDGPLFTVYGAAFARYRAFMMAVSLVMLAVLFAVLRVSKAGLIVRAALTHASAVEALGHNVPRVFTGVFAAGTALAALAGVIGAPLFVIEPAMAESLGSIVFVVVVIGGLGSLSGALAASLLVGCVQTLAVASNVSLGDVLSIFDATLPAEWDALTLAQLAPLIPYLLLVAMLALRPRGLFGRRDDHA; from the coding sequence GTGCAGTCGTTCGTCATCAACCTGCTCAACGGCGTCAGTTACGGCCTGCTGCTGTTCATGCTGTCGGCGGGACTCACGCTGATTTTCAGCATGCTCGGCGTGCTGAATTTCGCCCACGCGAGCTTCTACATGCTCGGCGCTTACGTCGGATTTTCGGTGGCGGCGCACGCGGGGTTCTGGAGCGCGCTGGTCGTTGCGCCGCTTGTGGTTGGGCTGCTCGGCGCGGCATTGGAGCGTTGGCTATTGAGACGCGTGCGCGTGCATGGCCATCTCGCCGAGTTGCTGCTGACGTTCGGCGCCGCGTATCTGCTTGGCGAACTCGTCAAGCTCGGCTGGGGTTTGAGTCCGCTCTCGGCGACCGTGCCGGCCGTGCTCGACGGGCCGCTTTTCACGGTATATGGCGCGGCCTTCGCACGCTACCGGGCGTTCATGATGGCGGTGTCGCTCGTCATGCTGGCCGTGCTGTTCGCGGTGCTGCGCGTGTCGAAGGCGGGCCTGATCGTGCGCGCCGCGCTCACGCACGCGAGCGCCGTCGAAGCGCTCGGCCACAACGTGCCGCGCGTGTTCACCGGCGTGTTCGCAGCGGGCACGGCGCTTGCCGCGCTGGCCGGCGTGATCGGCGCGCCGCTCTTCGTGATCGAACCGGCGATGGCGGAGTCGCTCGGCTCGATCGTGTTCGTGGTGGTCGTGATCGGCGGGCTGGGTTCGCTGAGCGGCGCGCTGGCGGCGTCGCTGCTGGTCGGCTGCGTGCAGACGCTGGCGGTAGCGAGCAACGTGTCGCTGGGCGACGTGCTGTCCATTTTCGACGCGACGCTGCCGGCCGAATGGGACGCGCTGACGCTCGCGCAACTCGCGCCGCTGATCCCCTATCTGCTGCTGGTGGCGATGCTGGCGCTGCGTCCGCGCGGACTTTTCGGGCGGCGTGACGATCATGCATGA
- a CDS encoding CaiB/BaiF CoA-transferase family protein, with protein sequence MGALSHIRVLDLTRVLAGPWCAQTLADFGADVIKIERPEVGDDTRHWGPPYLKTPQGEDTREAAYYLAANRNKRSVTVDIASPEGQRIIRELAAQSDVVLENYKVGQLKKYGLDYASLKEVKPDLIYCSVTGFGQTGPYAQRAGYDFIVQGIGGFMSITGERDGQPGGGPQKAGVAIADLMTGMYSTVAVLTALTHRDRTGEGQYIDMALLDVQVAMLANMNSNYLASGQPPVRWGNAHQNIVPYQTFQTSDGWIIVAVGNDGQFRKFVEAGCRPELADDERFATNPARVRNRDILVPILADMVRLQGKQQWIAALESTGVPCGPINDLGEVFENEQVVARGMRVDLPHPSGGTVKLVRNPINMSGTPPEALAHPPTLGEHTESILRDVLGYDEARIAALRARSVI encoded by the coding sequence ATGGGCGCTCTCAGTCATATCCGCGTGCTGGATCTCACACGCGTGCTCGCCGGACCCTGGTGCGCGCAGACTCTCGCCGATTTCGGCGCCGACGTTATCAAGATCGAACGCCCCGAGGTCGGCGACGACACCCGCCACTGGGGGCCGCCGTACCTCAAGACGCCGCAAGGCGAAGACACGCGCGAGGCCGCGTATTACCTCGCGGCGAACCGCAACAAGCGCTCGGTCACCGTCGACATCGCCTCGCCAGAAGGCCAGCGGATCATTCGCGAACTGGCCGCGCAGAGCGACGTGGTGCTCGAGAACTACAAGGTCGGCCAACTGAAGAAGTACGGCCTGGACTACGCGTCGCTCAAGGAAGTGAAGCCCGACCTCATTTACTGCTCGGTGACCGGCTTCGGGCAGACCGGGCCGTATGCGCAGCGCGCCGGGTACGACTTCATCGTGCAAGGCATCGGCGGCTTCATGAGCATTACCGGTGAACGCGACGGCCAGCCGGGCGGCGGCCCGCAGAAGGCCGGCGTTGCGATCGCCGATCTCATGACCGGCATGTACTCGACCGTTGCCGTGCTCACCGCCCTCACCCACCGTGACCGGACGGGCGAAGGCCAGTACATCGACATGGCGCTGCTCGATGTGCAGGTGGCCATGCTCGCCAACATGAATTCGAACTACCTGGCAAGCGGCCAGCCGCCGGTGCGCTGGGGCAATGCGCACCAGAACATCGTGCCGTATCAGACCTTCCAGACGAGCGACGGCTGGATCATCGTCGCGGTCGGCAATGACGGCCAGTTCCGCAAGTTCGTCGAAGCGGGCTGCCGCCCGGAACTGGCGGACGACGAGCGCTTCGCCACCAACCCGGCGCGTGTGCGCAACCGCGACATCCTCGTGCCGATTCTCGCGGACATGGTCCGTCTTCAGGGCAAGCAGCAATGGATCGCCGCGCTCGAATCGACAGGTGTGCCGTGCGGACCGATCAACGATCTCGGCGAGGTATTCGAGAACGAGCAGGTGGTGGCGCGCGGGATGCGGGTGGATCTGCCGCATCCGTCGGGCGGCACGGTCAAGCTGGTGCGCAACCCGATCAATATGAGCGGCACGCCGCCTGAAGCACTGGCGCATCCGCCCACGCTCGGGGAACACACGGAGAGCATTTTGCGCGACGTGCTTGGCTATGACGAAGCGCGGATTGCGGCGTTGCGGGCGCGGTCGGTGATCTAG
- a CDS encoding YbfB/YjiJ family MFS transporter yields the protein MNDLASTAPGSFAGRHAARSAALACMVTLAVALGIGRFAFTPLLPLMLHGGAFGQPQIDIQHGGWLASFNYAGYFVGAVTCAALRIESARMVRAGLAATVLLTLMMGVTNQFWIWATVRFIAGAVSAWTFVFASQWGLRRLAELGAHGWDGVIYTGPGVGIVGTGLLVSVAGGYGATMGWLGFGLIAAVLSIAVWPVFGAASGGGGKRLSARMVGSGSGDQASVGTTSRRVARQFGETERAAARSAAAQSAAAQSAAAQSAAAQSAAAQSAATRGAVSHATTAPVHHHTDTFWLVLLYGIPGFGYIITATFLPVIARHALPGSSWPDLFWPMFGAALIVGALLAARLPAHWDNRALLAGCYVLQASGIALGIIWPTAGGFSFGSILIGLPFTAITLFAMREARRLRGDDAAGLMGYATAAYGVGQIVGPLVAAPIAEQTGSFSPALWLAAGALLLGAAGLIVVARMPRGRGRMPDCGCN from the coding sequence ATGAACGACCTCGCATCCACCGCTCCCGGCAGCTTCGCCGGACGCCACGCCGCCCGCAGTGCGGCGCTGGCCTGCATGGTTACCTTGGCCGTTGCGCTCGGTATCGGGCGATTTGCGTTCACGCCGCTCTTGCCGCTGATGCTTCACGGAGGCGCGTTCGGTCAGCCGCAGATCGACATTCAGCATGGCGGTTGGCTGGCGTCGTTTAATTACGCGGGGTATTTCGTCGGCGCGGTCACGTGCGCGGCACTGCGGATCGAGTCGGCGCGGATGGTGCGCGCGGGGCTCGCCGCGACGGTGCTACTGACGCTGATGATGGGCGTGACGAACCAGTTCTGGATTTGGGCGACGGTACGTTTCATCGCCGGCGCGGTCAGTGCCTGGACGTTCGTTTTCGCGTCCCAGTGGGGCTTGCGGCGGCTCGCCGAACTCGGTGCGCATGGGTGGGACGGAGTGATCTACACGGGGCCGGGCGTGGGCATCGTCGGAACGGGCCTGCTGGTTAGCGTGGCGGGTGGGTATGGGGCCACGATGGGATGGCTCGGTTTCGGGCTGATTGCCGCAGTTCTGTCGATTGCGGTTTGGCCGGTGTTTGGCGCGGCATCCGGCGGTGGGGGAAAACGTCTGAGTGCTCGCATGGTTGGTTCCGGTAGTGGCGACCAGGCGAGCGTCGGCACAACGAGCCGACGTGTCGCCCGCCAGTTCGGCGAGACGGAACGCGCCGCAGCCAGAAGCGCCGCAGCTCAAAGCGCAGCAGCTCAAAGCGCAGCAGCTCAAAGCGCCGCAGCTCAAAGCGCCGCAGCCCAAAGCGCAGCAACTCGAGGCGCAGTCAGCCACGCCACCACAGCCCCCGTTCACCACCACACCGACACCTTCTGGCTCGTCCTCCTCTACGGTATTCCCGGTTTCGGCTACATCATCACCGCGACGTTCCTGCCAGTCATCGCACGTCACGCATTACCGGGCTCATCATGGCCCGATCTGTTCTGGCCGATGTTCGGCGCGGCGCTGATCGTCGGCGCGCTGCTGGCGGCGCGTTTGCCGGCGCATTGGGACAATCGCGCGCTGCTCGCCGGCTGCTACGTGCTCCAGGCATCCGGCATCGCCCTCGGTATCATCTGGCCGACAGCCGGCGGTTTCTCATTCGGCAGCATCCTGATCGGCTTGCCGTTCACCGCGATCACCCTGTTCGCGATGCGCGAAGCCCGGCGCCTGCGTGGTGACGACGCTGCCGGTCTGATGGGCTACGCGACGGCGGCTTACGGCGTCGGTCAGATCGTCGGCCCGCTGGTTGCCGCGCCGATCGCCGAGCAGACCGGATCGTTTTCGCCGGCGTTGTGGCTGGCGGCGGGCGCGCTGCTGCTGGGCGCGGCCGGGCTGATCGTCGTCGCGCGCATGCCGCGTGGCCGGGGCCGCATGCCCGATTGCGGCTGCAACTGA
- the alaS gene encoding alanine--tRNA ligase: MKAAEIREKFLKFFESKGHTIVRSSSLVPGNDPTLLFTNSGMVQFKDVFLGAESRPYSRATTAQRSVRAGGKHNDLENVGYTARHHTFFEMLGNFSFGDYFKRDAIHYAWELLTGVYQLPKDKLWVTVYHEDDEAHDIWAKEVGVPVERIIRIGDNKGARYASDNFWQMADVGPCGPCSEIFYDHGPDVWGGPPGSPEEDGDRYIEIWNLVFMQFSRDAQGNMTPLPKQCVDTGMGLERIAAVLQHVHSNYEIDLFQALIKAAGRETGVSDLTNNSLKVIADHIRACSFLIVDGVIPGNEGRGYVLRRIVRRAIRHGYKLGKKGSFFHRMVADLVAQMGGAYPELKEAEQRVTDVLRQEEERFFETIEHGMSILESALADLEARGGKTLDGELAFKLHDTYGFPLDLTADVCREREVTVDEAAFDEAMARQREQARAAGKFKMAQGLEYSGAKTTFHGYEEIVFDDAKVVALYVDGASVQQVSHGQQAVVVLDHTPFYAESGGQVGDQGVLANASVRFAVSDTLKVQADVVGHHGTLEQGTLKVGDVVKAEIDAVRRARTQRNHSATHLMHKALREVLGSHVQQKGSLVDADKTRFDFAHNAPMTDEQVRRVEEIVNAEVLANAPGIVRVMPFDEAVKGGAMALFGEKYGDEVRVLDLGFSRELCGGTHVHRTGDIGLFKIVMEGGVAAGIRRVEAITGDNAVRFVQDLDARINAAAAVLKAQPSELTQRITQVQDQVKSLEKELSALKSKMASSQGDELAGQAIEVGGVHVLAATLEGADVKTLRETVDKLKDKLKSAAIVLASVEGGKVSLIAGVTADASKKVKAGELVNFVAQQVGGKGGGRPDMAQAGGTEPANLPAALAGVKGWVEGQL, encoded by the coding sequence ATGAAAGCCGCCGAAATCCGCGAGAAATTCCTCAAGTTCTTCGAATCGAAGGGCCATACGATCGTTCGCTCGTCGAGCCTTGTGCCCGGCAACGACCCGACCCTGCTCTTCACCAATTCGGGAATGGTGCAGTTCAAAGATGTGTTCCTCGGCGCGGAATCGCGCCCGTATTCGCGCGCCACGACGGCGCAGCGCAGCGTGCGCGCCGGCGGCAAGCATAACGATCTGGAAAACGTCGGCTACACCGCGCGTCACCACACGTTCTTCGAAATGCTGGGCAACTTCTCGTTCGGCGACTACTTCAAGCGCGACGCGATCCACTACGCGTGGGAACTGCTCACGGGCGTGTACCAGTTGCCGAAAGACAAGCTGTGGGTCACTGTCTATCACGAAGACGACGAAGCGCACGACATCTGGGCGAAGGAAGTGGGCGTGCCGGTCGAGCGCATCATCCGCATCGGCGACAACAAGGGCGCGCGCTACGCGTCGGACAACTTCTGGCAGATGGCCGACGTGGGCCCGTGCGGCCCGTGCTCGGAAATCTTCTACGACCACGGTCCGGACGTGTGGGGCGGCCCGCCGGGATCGCCGGAAGAAGACGGTGACCGCTACATCGAGATCTGGAATCTCGTGTTCATGCAGTTCAGCCGCGACGCGCAAGGCAACATGACGCCGCTGCCCAAGCAGTGCGTCGACACCGGCATGGGTCTGGAGCGTATCGCCGCCGTGCTGCAGCACGTGCACAGCAACTACGAGATCGACCTGTTCCAAGCGCTGATCAAGGCCGCCGGCCGCGAAACCGGCGTGAGCGATCTGACCAACAACTCGCTGAAGGTGATCGCGGATCACATTCGCGCGTGCTCGTTCCTGATCGTCGACGGCGTGATTCCGGGCAACGAAGGCCGCGGCTATGTGCTGCGCCGCATCGTGCGCCGTGCGATCCGCCACGGCTACAAGCTGGGCAAGAAGGGTTCGTTCTTCCATCGTATGGTGGCCGACCTCGTTGCGCAAATGGGCGGCGCGTACCCGGAACTGAAGGAAGCCGAACAACGCGTGACCGACGTGCTGCGTCAGGAAGAGGAGCGCTTCTTCGAGACCATCGAGCACGGCATGTCGATTCTCGAGAGCGCGCTGGCCGACCTCGAAGCCAGGGGCGGCAAGACGCTCGACGGCGAACTCGCATTCAAGCTGCACGACACGTACGGCTTCCCGCTGGATCTGACGGCGGACGTGTGCCGCGAGCGCGAAGTGACGGTCGACGAAGCCGCCTTCGACGAAGCCATGGCGCGTCAGCGCGAACAGGCTCGCGCGGCGGGCAAGTTCAAGATGGCGCAAGGCCTCGAATACTCGGGCGCGAAGACCACCTTCCACGGCTACGAAGAAATCGTCTTCGACGACGCGAAGGTGGTCGCGTTGTATGTGGACGGCGCCTCGGTGCAGCAAGTCAGTCACGGCCAGCAGGCTGTCGTCGTGCTGGACCACACGCCGTTCTACGCGGAGTCGGGTGGCCAGGTCGGCGACCAGGGCGTGCTGGCCAACGCGAGCGTGCGTTTCGCGGTGAGCGATACGCTGAAGGTGCAGGCCGACGTAGTCGGTCATCACGGCACGCTCGAGCAGGGCACGCTGAAGGTGGGCGACGTCGTCAAGGCGGAAATCGACGCGGTGCGCCGCGCCCGCACGCAACGCAACCACTCGGCCACCCACCTGATGCACAAGGCGTTGCGCGAAGTGCTCGGGTCGCACGTGCAGCAGAAGGGCTCGCTCGTCGACGCGGACAAGACCCGTTTCGACTTCGCGCACAACGCGCCGATGACGGACGAGCAGGTCCGCCGCGTCGAGGAAATCGTCAACGCCGAGGTGCTGGCGAACGCGCCGGGCATCGTGCGCGTCATGCCGTTCGACGAAGCGGTGAAGGGCGGCGCGATGGCGCTGTTCGGCGAAAAGTACGGCGACGAAGTGCGAGTGCTCGACCTGGGCTTCTCGCGTGAATTGTGCGGCGGTACGCACGTTCATCGCACCGGCGACATCGGTCTCTTCAAGATCGTGATGGAAGGCGGTGTGGCGGCGGGCATCCGTCGTGTGGAAGCGATCACGGGCGACAACGCCGTGCGCTTCGTGCAGGATCTCGACGCGCGTATCAATGCGGCCGCGGCTGTGTTGAAGGCGCAACCGTCTGAGCTGACGCAGCGGATCACGCAGGTGCAGGACCAGGTGAAATCGCTTGAGAAGGAACTAAGCGCGCTGAAGTCGAAGATGGCGTCGAGCCAGGGCGACGAGCTGGCCGGTCAGGCGATCGAAGTGGGCGGCGTGCACGTGCTGGCGGCTACGCTCGAAGGCGCGGACGTCAAGACGCTGCGCGAAACCGTCGACAAGCTGAAGGACAAGCTGAAGAGCGCGGCGATCGTGCTGGCCTCGGTGGAAGGCGGCAAGGTGAGCCTGATCGCCGGCGTCACGGCGGACGCGAGCAAGAAGGTCAAGGCGGGCGAACTGGTCAACTTCGTGGCGCAGCAAGTCGGCGGCAAGGGCGGCGGCCGTCCGGATATGGCTCAGGCTGGCGGCACCGAGCCGGCGAATCTGCCGGCGGCGCTGGCTGGCGTCAAGGGTTGGGTCGAAGGCCAGCTTTGA